TTTCTTTAAACTTTGTTTTAAGGTTTACAAAAGTATATGGAAACTTTCCAAGATAGTCTATTAATTAGTTTGTTAAGCATCATTAAGATCTAGAGATGAGAGTTTTTACTGGCAGATGGAGACTCAAAATATTGGCCAAGTTAAAATTTGTACTTAACTAAAGATAAATGCTTCTACTAATTGACCCTCACTGAAACAAACCCATTCTTTCTGTAATGCTGGAGACATGGGATCTCCTCAACTTGGGATAGTGGGGGGATATCAAGTAGGACTGAAAGACAACCAAGATGAAAGAGTTTGTTAAAGAATGGTGCTGCACAGAACATGCAGTTACTCTTAAGTTCTCAGTGTGACAAATCATTCTACTCCCCAGGGAACAGGAGGAAAATGACCCAAAGAGTTCTACAACATTTAGGGAAACCCctccttcacaggagccagaaCAGCTGAGAAAATATGTTTCTCTCTAGCGGAAATGACTTCCTTAATCCCTgtggatttttttcattcatcacTCTTTTGGGCTTCAGCAAGTTTCAAGGTGGCTTTGagggattatatatatatatataaaaaaattcaGATTGGTCATGCAGTACAATTGGTAGCATTGTTTGTATTGCTTTGAGTCCTGATGTTTTCTTTCAGGTCCTAGAGCCAGAGCTATGTTCATATGCTTCAATGTTTTAAGCTTATTATTACCAGCTACAATTGGTAAGAAGGCAGATGACTAAGCCTCTCTGATCTTCCTACTCCAAATGGCCCAGTTCTACAAACAAATCAGTGACACTTTATCTTAAACTACAGATGTTTGTTCAAATATATCAGTGACATCATTTTCCCCAATTTTAcaggccagatttttttttattgtaaacatATATGAACAATGTTTCTGAATTCTTAAAAGCATGGGAAATGGACTCTTAGAAGATACAAAGACTAAAATTCCCTTTGGCActtgcttttctgtctctttgtgcctctgtgtctatctctgtctctgcttgcccatattgtaccatttgttatGAAGATCAAGTGGTTTAGAACTGACAGAGTTGAAGTTGGTTTTTAGTAAGACAAATACTTGGTAAGAGATCAGATCTCAAAGTTAAACTACCTCTAtgccaattttttaaatattatatataaattatattttgagcTACAAATCTTAGTTTTGATTTGAAACAGTACACAGGACACATGATGGTCCTGTCACCCAATTCCTGCTGACTTAAAAtaggaaaatttttaaacaaaagcagagaaaatctaaaataaaaagtacTGACTCATAGTTTTAGCAAGGATATTTTGCATTTAACAATTTTATGTGCTTTGGAGATTTGTTACCAGGTGAAGGAGGAAAATGGTGTTGTCTGAGGCCTGTGACAACATGTGGGGCCTAAGGAATGCTTCCTAGAATTCTAAAACAAACATACATTTATAGTATGCACAAAACACAACTGACTTGTAGCAAGGTtagtttctcttcctttctacaAAGGTACAAGGGTGCCCTCTTGGGCCCTAGATAAAATATAAATGCTTTCCTtatactttctttaatttttcctgACTCTCAGAAGCCACAAAAGCTCTTTGCAAAGTTTTAGCCAGAAGTTAGTTTATGAATTCCATAGATGGACAGCTGCTGGACGACAGAAGTCCAGTTTGTCTGTAATTTGCCAGTCCTACCTCTAATTGTTTCCAGCAATGTGTGGCCTTACTTTTCTGACCTGCTCCATCTCTCCAATCAGAACACCCCAAGCTGCTTTGCATACTTGTTGATTACTATTTTTGACTCCTTTATCAATAGTAATGTTTCTTACCTGTATGATATGACCTTGTTTCGTGAAAGCACCAACAAATTTCATCATGGTATTTGTCATGGAGACTAAAGTTATAGATTATCTAATTGAACCCATTTGTTTTATAGAAGAGGAatgtgaagagaaagaaaggggaacttAAAGGTAGACGGGGATAAAAAATGGCAGACATAATTTTTGGCCAACAACATGTGGCCTATATAGTgcttcttgttcccatagtgcctaaaaaaaaaaaatagcacttctTTGgcagattgaggttcaaagtcagccttggcagaaaaatccatgagactcttatctctaattaaccaccaaaaagttggaaatggagttgtgactcaagtggtagagctttaaccTTCAGcagaaaacactaagggacagcccaggccctgagttcaagccccagtactgccaccaaagataaaatatgaagaaaatacttATTAAACATTTGCTGGCCAGTCATTCACTAGCTACTAGTAAATTCAAGATGGAGGCGTTTTCCTACTGATTATGCTTCCACCTCAGAAGATGAATTTGGATCAAACCGTATTTCCCCTAAACATACCCATCCACGTACTTCTCCAGCCCTGAAAACCACTCCCTTGCAGAGCTCTGGATCAGCAATGCCTGCTAGTTCTTCATTCAAGCACTGaattaaagaacaggaagactACATCCGCGATTGGACTGCTCATCGAGAAGAGACAGCCAGGATCAGCCAAGATCTTGCACTCATTGCTCGGGAGATCAACGACGTGGTGGGAGAGACTGACTCGGTGACGTCCTCGGGCACGGCCCCTAGCACCACAGTAAGCACTGCTGCCACCACCCCTGGCTCTGCCATAGACACTAGAGAAGAGTTGGTTGATCGTGTTTTTGACGAAAATCTCAACTTCCGGAAAATCCCTCCACTCGTTCATTCTAAAACTCTGGAAGGAAAAAATGGTCGGTCTGGTGATTTGAGAGCTCAGCCAGTAGAGCTTCCTGACCACCTCACCATTACAAGACCGAGAACCTGGAGCAGGGATGAGGTCATGGGGGATAATCTGCTGCTGTCATTTGTCTTTCAGTTCTCTAGAAAGATAAGACAGTCTACAGACAAAACAGCTGGAAAAATCAGGATATTATTCAAACACAAAGATCGGAACTGGGACGAAATAGAGAGCAAACTGAGAGCTGAGAGTGAAGTCCCCATTATAAAGACCTCCAGCATGGAGATTTCTTCTATCTTACAGGAACTGAAAAGAGTTGAAAAGCAATTACAAGTGATCAATGCCATGATTGAACCGGATGGAATGCTGGAGGCTCTTAACAACATGGGCTTTGCCAATGCCATTTTGCCATCTCCACTCAAACAGAAATCCAGCCCAGCGAACAACCACGGCAGCCGGGGGCAAAGCCTGACCCTGTGCCCGCCGGACGCCAGGGCTCGGCCTCCCGACGCGCCCTTGGCCTCTGCCAATTTTGACTTTATACATTTCAACAGGTTCAACGtcgatggggaggaggaggacgttGCAGTGCATGAATGACTCTCTCCACTAACGAATCCCTGAATAACCGCCTAGGGAATGACTAGGAATGTCGGAGTAGCATTGACATGCAAAACAAGACAGCTTACTCAACTACAATCTTGTTATCCttgtcttcttaattttatttattttgtgcctatAAAATGTCAGACCAGTTCTTTCAAACCACTCGAAGCACACCTAACAGGAGTAGATTGTGGCCGTTTGCGTCTTGTGATTTTCACTCAGTTACCTATCATCGCAGCCTTACCCCTCATAGATCGCTGTGTTTTCTTAAGCCATGCTGTGACCTCCAAGCAACCAAACATCCACCATTTCGGAAACCCAGGTCTTCTGTGCCAACTGCTCCCTAAACGAGCTTCTCTCCACCCACACATCTGTTACCCCACGCCATTGCTGCCTAGCGTTAGGATTTCTATCCTCGCTGGTTCCTTGAGGCGCGTAGATGCCCAGCCCTGCAGGAATGCAGGCGCGGACGATCGCTGTGCCCCGGATCGTTTTCAGCCTCGCTGTAATTTCTGCAATTCTGCAACTGTCACGGTGTAACTTGCAGGGTTACAGGGAAGTGACAAGTAGACCTATCTATAGACCAATAAAGGCTAACTTACCTTTTTCTACATAGCAAATTGACAGAACTTTGTTTTAACCCCAGTGTTTTACTCCACTTTCAAAAAGATCAATTTGGcacttttttccagttttttaaaTGGAAGATTTTTGTCTGTCATTTTTGATTAAACAGTTATCTAGAAATATTAACCTAGACAAA
The nucleotide sequence above comes from Perognathus longimembris pacificus isolate PPM17 chromosome 9, ASM2315922v1, whole genome shotgun sequence. Encoded proteins:
- the LOC125357566 gene encoding cep170-like protein, whose product is MLQSLREETEPQSHTASLDTPIVDCARRKGAHHRDPVSYCWVTGLTVASAVLHGTLPSVTHLPAKQEDYIRDWTAHREETARISQDLALIAREINDVVGETDSVTSSGTAPSTTVSTAATTPGSAIDTREELVDRVFDENLNFRKIPPLVHSKTLEGKNGRSGDLRAQPVELPDHLTITRPRTWSRDEVMGDNLLLSFVFQFSRKIRQSTDKTAGKIRILFKHKDRNWDEIESKLRAESEVPIIKTSSMEISSILQELKRVEKQLQVINAMIEPDGMLEALNNMGFANAILPSPLKQKSSPANNHGSRGQSLTLCPPDARARPPDAPLASANFDFIHFNRFNVDGEEEDVAVHE